In Isoptericola jiangsuensis, the following proteins share a genomic window:
- a CDS encoding branched-chain amino acid ABC transporter permease, translating into MTADRPTTASRLRHLLAAATLALLPALLAAPPATASTEAGCEPDDTTACVTVMVLTEDNDRVGDVAVTVAGGDFSADLTTSDEPVAVAVPEVGRYTVTLDPATLPAGQPLPEGAPAEVEVTAQTGGNARAVFRVGAGAAVEESPSEAATTAGSTDSTDTGAQEAGGEGVGAAPEGDASERAFSFAQVWQQIGSGLRFGLLLALASIGLNLIFGTTGLSNFAHGEQFALGAAVGFITINQMGMPIWLGAIVTIAACSLTGLAQDAGIWRPLRRRGVPVMQLMIVSIGLSITLQYVIQMMIGGGSERILSSNPRPLTLLGITLSTASWVSMAVALVCIVGIAWFLTRTRIGRATRAVSDNPALASATGIDPDKIVRIVWVMATGFAALAGLMWGISFGSFNWQLGVQLLLLMFAAVTLGGLGTAFGALVGSILIGLVVELSNLVIPSDLRYASALVILILVLLFRPQGILGRRERIG; encoded by the coding sequence ATGACAGCGGACCGACCCACCACCGCGAGCCGGCTGCGCCACCTCCTGGCCGCCGCGACCCTCGCGCTCCTACCGGCCCTGCTCGCCGCACCACCCGCGACGGCGAGCACCGAGGCCGGGTGCGAACCCGACGACACCACCGCCTGCGTCACCGTCATGGTGCTGACGGAGGACAACGACCGGGTCGGCGACGTGGCCGTCACGGTCGCCGGCGGTGACTTCAGCGCCGACCTCACGACCAGCGACGAACCCGTCGCCGTGGCCGTGCCCGAGGTCGGCCGCTACACCGTCACCCTCGACCCCGCCACCCTCCCCGCCGGGCAGCCCCTCCCCGAGGGCGCGCCCGCCGAGGTCGAGGTCACCGCGCAGACCGGCGGCAACGCCCGCGCGGTGTTCCGCGTCGGGGCCGGGGCCGCCGTCGAGGAGAGCCCCAGCGAGGCCGCCACCACCGCCGGCAGCACCGACAGCACCGACACCGGTGCGCAGGAGGCCGGTGGCGAGGGCGTCGGCGCAGCCCCCGAGGGCGACGCGTCCGAGCGCGCCTTCTCCTTCGCGCAGGTGTGGCAGCAGATCGGCTCCGGCCTCCGGTTCGGGCTCCTGCTGGCGCTCGCCTCCATCGGCCTCAACCTCATCTTCGGCACCACCGGGCTGTCGAACTTCGCCCACGGCGAGCAGTTCGCCCTCGGCGCCGCCGTCGGCTTCATCACGATCAACCAGATGGGCATGCCGATCTGGCTCGGCGCGATCGTCACCATCGCCGCCTGCTCGCTCACCGGGCTCGCCCAGGACGCCGGCATCTGGCGCCCCCTGCGCCGCCGCGGCGTCCCCGTCATGCAGCTCATGATCGTGTCCATCGGACTGTCGATCACCCTGCAGTACGTCATCCAGATGATGATCGGCGGCGGGTCCGAGCGGATCCTGTCCAGCAACCCCCGGCCGCTCACCCTCCTCGGGATCACCCTCAGCACCGCGTCGTGGGTGTCCATGGCCGTCGCGCTCGTCTGCATCGTCGGCATCGCGTGGTTCCTCACCCGGACCCGCATCGGCCGGGCCACCCGCGCCGTGTCCGACAACCCGGCGCTCGCGTCCGCCACCGGCATCGACCCCGACAAGATCGTCCGCATCGTGTGGGTCATGGCGACCGGTTTCGCGGCCCTCGCCGGCCTCATGTGGGGCATCTCGTTCGGGTCGTTCAACTGGCAGCTCGGCGTGCAGCTCCTGCTGCTCATGTTCGCGGCCGTCACCCTCGGCGGTCTCGGCACCGCGTTCGGGGCCCTCGTCGGCTCGATCCTCATCGGGCTCGTCGTCGAGCTCTCCAACCTCGTGATCCCCAGCGACCTGCGCTACGCGTCCGCGCTGGTGATCCTCATCCTCGTGCTCCTGTTCAGGCCGCAGGGCATCCTCGGCCGCCGCGAGCGGATCGGCTGA
- a CDS encoding S9 family peptidase, whose protein sequence is MPEPGSTVPTSLPTPRPDDPTLVAPATDEPTPVEPPSADRRPHERTHHGHTFVDHYEWLRAKDDPEVVAHLEAENAWTRAQVAHLAPLRRAVFTEIKDRTLETDLSVPTRQGGYWYYSRTLEGSQYPLHARVPVTDPADWTPPALEPGEPPAGEQVVLDENAEAAGHEFFSLGSFSVSGDGRLLVHAVDTTGDERYTLRVRDLEAGTNLPDEVPGTFPGAVVTPDGRYVFYPTVDDAWRPYRIWRHEIGTPTTDDVVVLEEPDERFWVGVGLSRSQRFLQIELGSKNTSESWLLEADDPTGDFRPVWTRREGVEYTVEHARLGGRDVLLALHDDDARNFELVALDVPAPGAGPADPADARVVVPHDPQVRLESVDAFAGHVVLGLRRGATPRVAVVALDDAAPDGPWVPRELEFDEPLYSAAIGANPEPDAPLLRVTGTSFVTPPTVFDVDLATGERVVRRRQPVLGGYDPADYVQRREWATAEDGTRIPISLVWRRDAVTLDAAGTGADPAPLLLYGYGAYEISMDPYFSVPRLSLLDRGVVFAVAHVRGGGEMGRAWYEEGRTDRKMNTFTDFVACARHLVEAGWTAPDRMVADGGSAGGLLMGAVTNLAPEMFAGVLAGVPFVDALTSILDPSLPLTVVEWEEWGNPLADPEVYAYMRSYSPYENVPDDASHYPRILAVTSLHDTRVLYVEPAKWVARLRAAGAPALLKIEMSAGHGGVSGRYARWEEIAFEHAWTLDVLGLAATEED, encoded by the coding sequence CTGCCCGAGCCCGGATCCACCGTCCCGACCTCCCTCCCGACGCCCCGCCCGGACGACCCGACCCTCGTCGCCCCGGCCACCGACGAGCCCACGCCCGTCGAGCCGCCGTCGGCGGACCGCCGGCCCCACGAGCGCACGCACCACGGCCACACGTTCGTCGACCACTACGAGTGGCTGCGCGCGAAGGACGACCCGGAGGTCGTGGCGCACCTGGAGGCGGAGAACGCGTGGACGCGGGCGCAGGTGGCGCACCTGGCGCCGCTGCGCCGGGCGGTATTCACGGAGATCAAGGACCGCACGCTGGAGACGGACCTGTCGGTCCCGACGCGGCAGGGCGGGTACTGGTACTACTCGCGCACGCTGGAGGGCAGCCAGTACCCCCTGCACGCGCGCGTCCCGGTGACGGACCCGGCCGACTGGACGCCGCCGGCGCTGGAGCCGGGGGAGCCGCCGGCGGGCGAGCAGGTGGTGCTCGACGAGAACGCGGAGGCCGCCGGGCACGAGTTCTTCTCCCTGGGCTCGTTCTCGGTGTCGGGCGACGGGCGCCTGCTGGTGCACGCCGTCGACACCACGGGCGACGAGCGCTACACGCTGCGGGTGCGCGACCTGGAGGCGGGCACGAACCTGCCCGACGAGGTGCCGGGCACGTTCCCGGGCGCCGTCGTGACGCCGGACGGGCGGTACGTGTTCTACCCGACGGTCGACGACGCGTGGCGGCCGTACCGGATCTGGCGGCACGAGATCGGCACGCCGACCACCGACGACGTGGTGGTCCTGGAGGAGCCGGACGAGCGGTTCTGGGTCGGGGTGGGGCTGTCGCGCTCGCAGAGGTTCCTGCAGATCGAGCTGGGCTCGAAGAACACGAGCGAGTCGTGGCTGCTGGAGGCCGACGACCCGACGGGCGACTTCCGCCCGGTGTGGACGCGCCGCGAGGGCGTCGAGTACACGGTGGAGCACGCGCGCCTGGGCGGACGGGACGTGCTGCTCGCGCTGCACGACGACGACGCCCGCAACTTCGAGCTGGTCGCCCTGGACGTGCCGGCGCCGGGCGCGGGTCCCGCGGACCCGGCGGACGCGCGCGTCGTGGTGCCGCACGACCCGCAGGTGCGCCTGGAGAGCGTGGACGCGTTCGCGGGGCACGTCGTCCTCGGGCTGCGCCGGGGCGCGACGCCGCGTGTCGCCGTGGTCGCGCTCGACGACGCCGCCCCGGACGGGCCGTGGGTGCCCCGCGAGCTGGAGTTCGACGAGCCGCTGTACTCGGCGGCGATCGGCGCGAACCCGGAGCCCGACGCGCCGCTGCTGCGGGTGACGGGCACGTCGTTCGTCACGCCGCCGACCGTGTTCGACGTCGACCTGGCGACGGGGGAGCGTGTGGTGCGCCGCCGGCAGCCGGTGCTCGGCGGCTACGACCCCGCCGACTACGTGCAGCGCCGCGAGTGGGCGACCGCCGAGGACGGCACGCGGATCCCGATCTCGCTGGTGTGGCGGCGTGACGCGGTGACGCTCGACGCGGCGGGCACGGGCGCGGACCCGGCGCCGCTGCTGCTGTACGGGTACGGCGCGTACGAGATCAGCATGGACCCGTACTTCTCGGTGCCGCGGCTGTCGCTGCTGGACCGGGGCGTGGTGTTCGCGGTGGCGCACGTGCGCGGCGGCGGCGAGATGGGGCGCGCCTGGTACGAGGAGGGCCGCACCGACCGCAAGATGAACACGTTCACGGACTTCGTGGCCTGCGCGCGTCACCTCGTGGAGGCGGGCTGGACGGCGCCGGACCGGATGGTCGCCGACGGCGGCAGCGCGGGCGGCCTGCTCATGGGCGCGGTCACGAACCTGGCGCCCGAGATGTTCGCCGGGGTCCTGGCGGGCGTGCCGTTCGTCGACGCGCTGACGTCGATCCTGGACCCGTCGCTGCCGCTGACGGTCGTCGAGTGGGAGGAGTGGGGCAACCCGCTGGCCGACCCCGAGGTGTACGCGTACATGCGCTCGTACAGCCCGTACGAGAACGTCCCCGACGACGCGTCCCACTACCCGCGGATCCTCGCGGTGACGTCGTTGCACGACACGCGCGTGCTCTACGTGGAGCCCGCGAAGTGGGTGGCGCGCCTGCGTGCCGCGGGGGCGCCGGCGCTGCTGAAGATCGAGATGTCGGCCGGCCACGGCGGCGTCTCGGGGCGGTACGCCCGCTGGGAGGAGATCGCGTTCGAGCACGCGTGGACGCTCGACGTCCTCGGGCTGGCGGCGACGGAGGAGGACTGA